One Rhea pennata isolate bPtePen1 chromosome 3, bPtePen1.pri, whole genome shotgun sequence DNA segment encodes these proteins:
- the CAPN8 gene encoding calpain-8: MSGAAARLRGERAAAAGLGSAASAAPHLGQRYAALRQRCLRAGALFKDDEFPACPSALGYGQLGPGSPGTQGVAWKRPTELCPNPQFIVGGATRTDICQGALGDCWLLAAIASLTLNPDILYRVVPKAQSFQKDYAGIFHFQFWQYGQWVDVVIDDRLPTKNGELLFVHSAEGSEYWSALLEKAYAKLNGSYEALTGGSTMEAFEDFTGGISESYELKKAPSDLYQIIQKALRAGSLLGCSIDVTSAADIEAITSLKLVKGHAYSVTGAEEVNYRGRPEKLVRLRNPWGEVEWTGAWSDNAPEWNYIDRRQKEALDKQVDDGEFWMAFSDFQRQFTRLEICNLTPDTLTRNTVNKWDLTLFSGQWRRGSTAGGCQNYPATYWTNPQFKIRLDEPDDDHEGSANEPCCTLLVGLMQKNRRRQKRMGEALLSIGYSLYKIPPELENSTDIHLNRDFFARNKPAAQSGTYINLREVSSRMKLPRGEYLIVPSTFEPYKNGEFCLRVFSEKKAKTQVIGDVVAAKPYEPRVDNKDIDDEFKSLFHKLSGEDCEVTAAELQTILNRVLAKRRDIKSDGFNINTCREMISLLDTNGTGSLGLVEFKTLWMKIQNYLAIYKKVDSDYSGTMDSYEMRKALSEAGFTLNNQVQQSIAIRYACSKLTIDFDGFVACMIRLETLFKVFQLLDKDKSGVIQLSLAEWLCCTLV, from the exons atgtccggcgcggcggcccggctgcgcggggagcgggcggcggcggccgggctgggctccgccgccagcgccgccccgCACCTGGGCCAGCGCTACGCGGCCCTGCGGCAGCGCTGCCTGCGGGCCGGCGCGCTCTTCAAGGACGACGAGTTCCCGGCCTGCCCCTCCGCGCTGGGCTACGGCCAGCTGGGGCCCGGCTCCCCCGGGACGCAGGGCGTCGCCTGGAAGCGGCCCACG GAGTTATGCCCCAACCCTCAGTTTATAGTTGGAGGAGCTACTCGAACAGACATCTGCCAAGGAGCCCTGG GTGACTGCTGGCTCCTCGCTGCCATTGCATCTCTTACTTTGAATCCGGATATTCTGTACCGCGTTGTTCCCAAGGCTCAGAGTTTCCAAAAGGACTATGCTGGGatctttcattttcag TTCTGGCAGTATGGGCAATGGGTGGATGTGGTGATTGATGACCGGCTGCCCACCAAGAACGGGGAGCTGCTCTTCGTCCACTCAGCGGAGGGCAGCGAATACTGGAGCGCCCTGCTGGAGAAGGCCTATGCCAA GCTGAACGGCTCTTACGAAGCTCTCACGGGAGGTTCCACTATGGAAGCATTTGAGGATTTCACTGGTGGCATCTCTGAGTCCTACGAACTGAAGAAGGCTCCTTCAGACCTATACCAAATCATCCAGAAGGCTCTGCGAGCTGGGTCATTGCTGGGCTGCTCCATCGAT GTAACTAGTGCAGCTGATATAGAAGCGATCACGAGTCTGAAGCTGGTAAAGGGACACGCTTACTCTGTCACTGGAGCAGAAGAG GTTAATTACCGAGGACGGCCAGAGAAACTAGTCAGGCTTAGAAATCCCTGGGGTGAAGTGGAATGGACTGGAGCTTGGAGTGATAA TGCTCCCGAATGGAATTACATCGATCGCAGACAAAAAGAGGCTCTGGATAAGCAAGTAGATGATGGAGAGTTTTG GATggcattttcagattttcaaaggcagtTCACCCGGCTCGAGATCTGCAACCTGACTCCTGACACACTGACCAGAAACACAGTCAATAAGTGGGACCTGACCCTGTTTAGTGGACAGTGGAGACGGGGCTCCACTGCTGGGGGCTGCCAAAACTACCCAG CAACATACTGGACCAATCCTCAGTTTAAAATCCGGCTGGATGAACCAGATGATGACCACGAAGGGAGTGCGAACGAGCCGTGCTGCACTCTGCTGGTGGGCTTGATGCAGAAGAACCGTAGGAGACAGAAGAGAATGGGGGAAGCTCTGCTTAGTATCGGCTATTCACTCTATAAG atTCCTCCGGAG CTGGAAAATAGCACGGATATTCATCTGAACCGTGATTTCTTTGCAAGAAACAAACCAGCAGCCCAGTCCGGCACTTACATCAACCTGCGCGAGGTCTCCAGCCGCATGAAGCTGCCCCGAGGAGAGTACCTCATCGTGCCCTCCACTTTTGAGCCTTACAAAAACGGGGAGTTTTGCCTTCGagttttttctgagaaaaaggcTAAAACTCA gGTGATTGGTGATGTGGTGGCTGCAAAACCATATGAG CCTCGTGTCGATAACAAAGATATAGACGATGAGTTCAAGAGTCTGTTTCACAAGCTTTCAGGAGAG GACTGTGAAGTGACTGCAGCTGAGCTCCAAACCATCCTGAACCGGGTTTTGGCAAAGC GAAGGGATATTAAAAGTGACGGATTCAACATTAACACTTGCAGGGAGATGATCAGCCTTTTAGAT ACGAACGGGACCGGCTCCTTGGGACTTGTAGAATTCAAGACACTTTGGATGAAGATTCAAAACTATTTG GCCATCTATAAGAAAGTGGACAGTGACTACTCCGGGACCATGGACTCTTATGAGATGCGGAAGGCCCTCAGTGAGGCAG GTTTCACTCTCAACAATCAAGTGCAGCAGAGCATTGCCATCCGCTatgcctgcagcaagctgacTATCGATTTCGATGGCTTTGTGGCCTGCATGATCCGCCTGGAGACCCTGTTCA aagTGTTCCAGCTCCTCGACAAAGACAAGAGTGGAGTTATCCAGCTCTCTTTGGCTGAG TGGCTGTGCTGCACACTGGTTTGA